In Aricia agestis chromosome 13, ilAriAges1.1, whole genome shotgun sequence, the genomic window gggagggtagggatgggaagggaagggaataggggagggtagggaagggaatagggtaggggattgggcctccggtaaactcacgctctcggcgaaacacaatgcaagcgctgtttcacgccggttttctgcgagaacgtggtatttctccggtcgagccggcccatttgtgccaaaGCATAGCTTTTGTTGATTACTTTAAGTAACTGCGAgtagttacaaataaaaattataaaagaatattctttaagttctaaaatatacatattttgttgttGCGTACACTTACCCAAAGTGCTTACACATACCCCGATACTGGAGTAAAAGTGCGCAAATGGAAGGGTTATTGTTTTCTAAAGTTTCTTAAAATATAAGCTTCTGAAAAATACAATTGAAATTAACACAGTTTTGTTAATTAATAGTACaatactattaataatatttaagttttttaaagcaTCAAAGTTTAAATGCGCACACTTGACCCATAACACTctgtataatatacttactactaAAGTCTAAATGGTTActatagtctaagcgataagttgagaatggcgaaatatagagataagggtcataaaaatacgagcgatagctcattagatttgggaagacgtctagaaaaatgtatcggaagcgtgtattagcacataaaaagttgcaaaagttataagcaaattaggttgcaaaaaaaaggtattatgttttttgttaaaaactccgaaactattaacatttaagaaattttaaaaaaagattcttaaagaatttccataaaaaaatcccaactcccagaattctatctctattatttataattttaatttaacgctgaaagtaagcctccgcgcggcatttttaggtagcgcgcgtggcttcaaaaccgagcacgtcacactgattatttatttaaaggtattaaatattaatttaaaaatttcaaaaacttatggtgtattccgaacacatcaaagaatttgcttccgttgggaatttaacttaaagttaattttttcttttaacgaaattttttcgagcttccgtcctcattgtactttaaaggAAAcggttaaataattttcgtaaaatttttcacttcgtagagcccttgatataaacatacttaacaagatcacgccataaaagtttaaaaaaaattaatactttgtttataatcattttctaacttgaacaaaaaactagaaatccacgtaataatgtcaaaaaaagttgtttcatttattatcacgtaattgatatcatatcaatgaaggacatgtataaactaaaaaaaaaaattttttccgccatttgctaataaaaaatttataaaccaatggactatttcgatgcttttaaaaatttttttttcttacctttattctcttgaaaatattataatttttagaaacaaaaatttttctttataacaattttttattgtttataatcgttttttaaatgtttctattgtttaaattattattttagaaaaaaatttcctcttaaaaatcatgattgattgtcctcaatatggttacaaaaacaaaaaaattttttatcaacaatttcattgtttattaacttaaaaatttgttataaaaaaattctgaacttttttatattctttttctgaaactcctaaaaatacaaaaacaacgatGTACAATAAAGTGCagcctaatttgcttataacttttgcaattttttgtgtgctaatacacgcttccgatacatttttctagacgtcttcccgaatctaacgagctatcgcacgtatttttatgacccttatctctatatttcgccattctcaattTATCGCTTAGACTACTACACGTATCCGACGCGTGACGTTGCGACGGTTGCGTCGCGTCGGGTGGACGTGCAATAATTTGATCCATAGACATAGAAATGACAATAGTCGagtaattgaaataattatgaaatcataAAAAAGATACGGTAACAATTTTTAAACTCCGTAGAAAAAAACATCAACTTTTAAGCCAAAAACGTTTTGAAATTCGGACCTTAAAATTATGTCTAGTCGCAGTTCAGCTCGcaggtaaattattttatttattatattaatgtttgTTTCGTATTCGTTGTCAATACGTtgcataataatactattaggGAGCATACCCAATTACCCATACTACGTAACctactttttaagtttttttgactTCGCCTGGTGACCACGCGTATGGCGTAGTATATGCTTGACTCATATTTGtgtttattaagttatttattacaaaaaactcttagaatgtttataataattattactacttaattaaatatgggaataaaaataacgatcaccaaaaatactttgatacccaaaaagaaatacttgacactaaaactaggcctttacatccgttatggatgatttataaactatttttcagagcgaagtaaccactcctcaaatgacaaatactgtagtgcctgggacaagattgcccaagcgcatacggcattctcgcactCGCAccaatatttaagtataataattattactacttaaatatgggaataaaaataacgatcaCAAAAATACTTTGATACCCAATAGTTTGCCAAAAAGAAATACGTCTTGACACCAATATTTAAGATatactatacaaggtgtaacaaaactaagtaataatactttaggatgtgtacgtgtttaatctcaggaactactggtccgatttgaaaaattctttcagtgttagatagattatttatcgaggaaggctataggctatattttatcatgctaagactaataggagcgaagaaatagagaaaaatgttgaaaaacgggggaaactaTATGAAAtttcttattatcttaagagcTACTggtgcaatttttatgttatttggcaaacatgaagaatagaccacgtgaagggacataggctattttttgcggaaaatgtacgattccgtgaaattcctaaattacgagggcgaagccgcgcggaacatctagtttaattataatagtctaaaattacaatagaacaatcagagaaattaatttctaggcagatggcagacctaagtaatttggtcgcgtcccaaccgacagatcacaattaacatgatccgactacatgacgttgCGATGGTCTTTCAACTACCTAGGGATCATTTTCCACGATGGTACAtactagctattttagtcacgactgtagcagagtagacaggtagttatgtctattgtgactgtagttcaaattgtaatcgaacaccaaatacagttcgacaaggctttaattgaatgtgtcaatgtcagtcaatgtgcgctgctgataaaggagaactgtcagaaacgacgtttttgtatgatagaagcgttagttccttttctcgccacgttcataaacagccttgtcgaactctagtaaatgatcaccaaggCTTGGcagcattgaggtactatagactggagagagccttatatcggtgtataagcgtcaaaagcgtgtaatgtacttacttactacacataacaaaggagtcggtcggcatatttcatgtaataaaagtgttaataaggtttttagtgaacatttaatgctagatattgttgagttttgtggttccgctaaataataaaccataagaatagtcaaagaatgcctcaaacacgtgtttattagtatttaacattaaatacgtaagtttcgAATAacttttttgggcttttcaatcggtatttttgtaagctaaaaagataatttataagtttattaatcccttattcgtgctatataaggcattagtgctaaaaatgtcacatcaattaataatttggctataaaaattgcatagctttttacgtgtgtttacggattctcatcacttgaactatagttaatcgatatcatgaactaattgactttctttcctgtatcataattcataatgtgcttcgaaataatcagcAAAtggaaatattcaagaaaataaacgcacactacttgtatgaaaataagcacaaaatggccacgcgatgacgggctaagacagggcttcataacgttatcgaatacccgaaaaaatatcgttacgtaccggtattttcataatggtagccagataacggtatttttttatagatatctagtaacataaccaaaaaatatcgttatgaaaataccggtaaatataacgatattttctggtatcaggtatgcggtatgcgtcgtgcaccaaatctcactcgcagcccaacttccgacttccgagcaccagtttttatatacgtgggagagccatgcttcggcacgaatgggccggctccaccggagaaataccacgttcttacagaaaaccggcgtggaacagcgcttgcgctgtgtttcgccgagtgagtgagtttactggaggcataatcccctcccctattcccttcacttctcttccctaccctccccattaccctattccctattaaaaggccggcaacgcatctgcagctcttctgatgctgcgagtgtccatgggtgacggaagttgctttccatcaggtgacccgtttgctcgttcgcccccttattttcattaaaaaaaaaactttgacttaacaagtcaagatggtgctgcaatttgtttagtcaatgaatgcagaaaattatgcaaggtacctatgtccgtatttatttatttgttttaattgtTGCGAATGCGGGGGATTGGCaaaaatatggataattatttgtatgtcttagtatttattactagaattctaagtttaatacatatatattttgtagactgtagttaaaaatatcaacacatttaaaaaaggaagcacaaaattatatgatagcatttacaaaatatgtgggtattataacacggagaatattttaaggagcgtagcccgtcggatcagaggcgctttgcacacgacggggctgggcggaccggtcaatttcgccgtgaacgatagcacaaagagaatcctacaatatgtattaccaacgcacaccaagggcaaaaagaccgctccgcaggtccccggcgggctctggcggcgcggcatgtccgtggatcacacaaaccagtttacatgcagtaacgcagacggcgcggcggcgcgaggcggcagctagctctattctctctatctccactagaacgaacgtcctgaactgactgcctccactcgtcgtgtgctttgtgtaccacctcgccccgtcgtctgcaaaacaaCAGAGTCCGTCCGGCAGCCAGTGCACGGCGCACGTgctgacaatacaataatttactatacaaaccataaattagtaatatttgaacaaagatactgagcactgaactactgagtactgaccatgtaattctcattagacgtcatttttcctataatatatacctactggtcaccagacacgtctagtttaattttatgcatactgcatactgaattgactgattaaaatattaagtacttattttacaaaagatAACGTTATCAAAGGacatatatttaccgttataaatcctatttaccgttataacatttaccggtattaattccaatttttaccgttatttctagtatcgggtaaattttcataccgttatctatgcccttgaagcaataacgttatgaaaaaataacggtatttgaagccctgggctaagactacatctatacaataatacttaatctatgcTTGGCAGCttcaccaaacttcaaaatgcctgaCAAGTGACAAAACAAGTGACAACAGTGCCTTTTTTTAAATGGCTGTTGGCCATTTAAAAAATAGGCACTATAACCataataaaaggcgagaaaaaaaaatcatatgacGTTTCTTTCGGTAAAATTGACAACAGTTTGACAAGGCTTTTATGAACGTGGCttacgtggcgagaaaaggaactaaaccttagagtatacattagcaagctatagagcgcgcgcatcgctcgttccccgttgtgccgatcgtaagcagaagttctatagatacttgtcaaacgtataacgcaagtctagtgatgttccatgcgccatcgtttgacgcttataggaaaatatgttcacactcgtgcttacagttcataccttgttagaagcactctatagcttgctataatgtatactctatgaaCTAAActcttctatcatacaaaaacgtaatttttgacatgtgtttgacagtacTCCTTTACCAACAGCGCTTCcatcaatgtcacccacgttcatattAAAAAGCCTTGTCAAGCTGTACGTGACAAAACTCCCCCCCTAGACCCCTCCCCCCCTCttgtgaccgagcgtagtattttgaagaccctGAATCCCCCTgaatgggtcacgtagtatgggtatatTCTTTTACTACAACAAATATTCTAAAAGCGAATAAAGCAACATTAGAGATcgactatattttattagtacccCCTCAGAATATGGTGACATGTTAATTATTggtaactatttttattaatattactattattataggtctaccagaaatcagaatctgatggcaaaaaattagaaaataaattaggcgggtccacaccaagcgagccgcctcgGCCGCGGCCAGCCTTGCGTGGCATGCGCCCGCGCCGtacgctcgcttggtgtggacgttGTTCGCCCGAGGTGGGCGCATGCTCACGCTCGGGCGAGCGCGCGCGTCCGAGCcgagcggtgtcggttttttgaaaTGCTCAAAGGCGCCTCAGTCGTTTGCCGCGCGCAGTGTGGACGTCACATGTTTTGGTACCATCGTGTCTTTGTGCTCAACTGAGCGGCTCGGGCTGTTCGAGCGAGGCAACCTTGCTGTGTACGCCCGTCCGCCTCGCTCTCGGCGAGCATGCCTCGGCCGCGGCTGCTCGCTTGCCGCGCGCGGCGGGCCTCGGCCGCGgcggcggctcgcttggtgtggacccgcctattgACTCAACAAGCAATGCCGGggtaggaataaaacattttcatcctttttagggttccgtacccaaagggtaaaaacgggaccctattactgtgacttcgatgtctgtccgtctgtctccaggctctaactcaagaatggtaatagctagagagttgaaattttcacagattatgtatatctattgccactataacaataaatacgaGTACTAAaagcataataaaattaatatttaaaaattcacgttcgttgtatgggagcccctcccatacaacgaacgtgatttttttggccttttttgctctatatcaaaaatggcaacaggtaggtacttgaatcttttttaaagtccttagttatatgtgtatataactatatttatatgtgtatataactaaattatatttatatgtgtatatagtggcaacatcgtagtgtcatcctttttttcttagattgatttgaaagggatgacactacgatgttgccactttttaatttctttacttttttgacgcactgtactttaatatttaattttagtaataaaaaaaaagtaagggCCTAATTTTGGTCTAtaattggtacggaacccttggtaCGCGAGtctgacttgcacttggccgattattttttattcctttagcggcttattttgtgtgtgaaacatgcaaataagtataaaaatttatccaatgatcaaggatattttttgaaaatcttctGTCAAAaatgccatcagattctggtagacctttaaatccaaatagctttgtccacactgtgcctttttctgttcgtcaaaggcatgcgttatggcgcagtcaacagtgaacgtgaggcatgcccgcgaagCATGCCCTCTGaacgtatccaaaacttcaaaaatgacaatgagggattttcctttatttttaatttgattgtcaaacagtttccattttagtaactagatggcgtatgggtagacaactatcggtaataccagggaataccatcaataattgcttcaaaactgggcaaaagaatgtaaaacttgatacatttcaacttgaaaaagacgcaataatattccaatgaataggataataaagttattatgaagatgttttagctaaaattcacggaagaaatagccctatttaccgatattcacaccaaatgtcacaggaattatacactttggttttgacaacatcttacctgcacttgtgcaagatatttaatggctaatattttaccaataatgaatatcaaaaacccaaaaaccacaatttggaaaaaaataataaaaaccacaccaacaataaaaagtagaaaagtttgaaagtgacatgcccgccaaaactctttcggttgtcaagtttcagttagacaagtttttattatgtcagcgtgttcctaaactattaccagtgtactggcctaatcgcttaggccaaatgatcgcttaggtttaagatattttgatttatgtcacacttgacagtacactgatattttttggaaacataacccatatgtagtcagtaatgccaacctgcagataatttcagatcggtgaggaaccaatagaaaatctagaagtgtctatccttacgccatctagttaagattgttaaaattaaaattaaaaaatataaatgaaaattcctcatattggcgttgcgttccttgacgcattcaattattgaatgcgccaatatgaatattgatgacgaaaattgaagatgaaagtacACAGTGTGGACATCTGTTACGAAATACGGAAATGATAACAGATAAGGATTGGGTTTTCGGTTTCGGTATATTCTGTGGTTTCGGTTACGTTTTCGGTTTCGATTCGATTTAAATGGAGTTTCGATTTTGATTCAGTTTCgtttggttaaagttaatagTTTTGAAtggtaattaaattaatttttatacaagttatcagtttttattttaatcgaaAAGCTAAGATATAAGATCAAAACTAAATCGATTGTTATTATCGATTTGGCAGATCATTCTAAACTTGCGCAGCAACTTTTCTAGAAAAATCTGTTGTGACagtttgacattgacatttgttAATTGTCATTTCAGAAGTGTCATTTGCATTTTGCATCACGTTCAGTAAATCTTTGACTCGCAGCGTGTTAAATCGTGAAAAGAGTTTTTTTAACGTGTTATAAGTTCTGAAAATGCCTCGACGAGGTCGTTCAGCGAGCCCACCACCAGCACCACGACGGTAAGTGgatataaatgataattttaatattttatagatagTTTGCACAGGTTATAATTTCGATATTTGTTTCTAGTGCTGCACCACCACCGAGCAATGTCCCGGCCCATGCTCCACCCTCGACGCCTGCCCCCATGGGCGCTCAGCCCCAGCAGCCTTCCCTGTTCGGTCAGATGGCCGCTACCGCTGGTGGAGTAGCCGTAGGATCGGCAGTTGTAAGTGAATTTGTTACGTAACTTGAGTGGTTTTTTCAATTGTTTATTGCGTTCTCGATGAAAAGATGAAAACATATTTCTATTGCGCAACTATTTCGACTTTTCCGGAAAGTGAAAGAAATTCCAAATGAGAATTTGGCACGAGTACAAAAGAACCACATGCTGTATAATTGACattcacttaaaatataaagtttgatAGTTCTATTATACAGGAAGGAGGCATAAGTTATTGAGGTTTAAAGATATTTGTTCACAAATAATGATACATTGTTCACTCAAAGAAGACTAAAGAGccttaaaatacaatattttacacGGTATTTAGCTAATAAGTAAAGTTAGAGTGAAAATGTTGTTTACACTATTGCAAAGATTAGTGTTTTGCATGTTGATTTATAGAATCATTTAATTTTTCACAAACAGTAttaataacaacaaaatatagttaTCCTTTCTTCAATAAGTGTAAAATATAATCTTTTAATAACTAAGGaaagaaaatgaaatttacattttttaagttGTCATTTGTCTAATTTCGTGATATTGTTAAAGCTTATATTATAAGCAATCTCTACTAGTTacaaatcattattttatttgaagtcATAAGATGTAGATTTTCTGTTGTTTGTAACATAATGGTTTTGTGTCTACAATACACATTTTGTCATAAAGTAACCTGCATCTAAAAAAATCGAGATGCGATCAACTATGGCTCTGCCTTcatgtaccattgaggaaattgatcctatacagttgacagaccaaagtcatttggttggattatatCAATTGAATGTTACTTGTGActtatcggctgggtttgacgtaacgcgaccaaactatgtaggtcccccatctgcctaggaatcaacatctctgatagtacaatccaGTATAAGTTAAGTAGTGTAGAGATCTTCAAATAACATAACAACACCAATTTCAGGGTCACATGGCTGGCAGCGCTTTAACTGGTATGTTCAGTGGTGGCAGCAGCGAGCCGGCACCACAGCAGCAGGCGGCCCCACCCCAGGCCACCTACAACCAGCTGCAGGGCCAGCCCCCCACTGGCCCGTGCGCATGGGAGATCAAGCAGTTCCTTGAGTGCGCCCAGCAGCAGCATGATCTCTCCCTATGCGAGGGATTCAACGAAGCCCTCCGCCAATGCAAAGTCACCAACCGCATCTAAAGTGTTGCCAATATTCCAATTTAATTTTTCCAttatatgtttaaatatttttctttttatttcagttaattcatgaatatttatgaatattatattttgacgtAATTTCAGTTTCTGTACATAGTACAATGTTTAGATGTATctagtattaattaattatgttaaattatgACGTAATATAGCCTGATGTTATTTTGTTtagtaaatcaataaaaaaacatgGAAAAACACCAATctctgttttaatttttacacaaTATGTTTACAATTCAATTATtgcttgaaagttgaaactttTAAGCATATTTGTGCTGTTGTGCTTATGCACATTTCAAATAACGATGAAGTtccggcgggccgcaggttgagtatagctgacCTAAGGTGAACTGTAAACAGTTCCTGGTATTCCTTCccccttaataaaaatatttagacagCGCAAAAATAAACATTCTATTCTCGCAAGTCGCAGTCTTCGTCTGACACTATGTTATATTTATTGTGATAACAGACGCAGCAACTGACTAAGTATATCTAATATCTACTGTGTGAATATGTAGAAGGGAtttagttaatagttatgtCGCGTTTAGTTAGtttattttgacgacctctgtggactgtggctcaattggttgagtcaCAGTCCACAGAGGTCGagaagccgggggtcgcggaatcgaatcccgccaacggaacaaaaagttttcaatgttcccgggtctgcatgtgtattaaatatgtgtatgatataataaaaatcttaaatatatgtatagtataaaagtattaaatatatttccgttgtctggtacctgtaacacaagtccttcaggtacttagcacggg contains:
- the LOC121732993 gene encoding coiled-coil-helix-coiled-coil-helix domain-containing protein 10, mitochondrial → MPRRGRSASPPPAPRRAAPPPSNVPAHAPPSTPAPMGAQPQQPSLFGQMAATAGGVAVGSAVGHMAGSALTGMFSGGSSEPAPQQQAAPPQATYNQLQGQPPTGPCAWEIKQFLECAQQQHDLSLCEGFNEALRQCKVTNRI